From the genome of Brevundimonas sp. NIBR11:
TCTGGCTGGTCGCGGTGGCGCCCGGGGCCAGCGCCGGCGACGACGCCCGGTCGACCGCCAGCCGCGCGGTCCTGTTCATCCTCCTGGCCAATCTGGTCCTGATCTTCGGCCTGGCGACGATCATCGGCGGTCAGGTCATGCGCCTGTCCCGGCGGCGTCGCGAGGACCCCGGCGCCCGCCTGCACCTGCGGTTCGTCGCCCTGTTCTCACTGGTCGCCGTGGTGCCGGCCGTACTGATCGCCATGGTGTTCGGTCTTCTGGTCAACCGGGGCGTGGACCAGTGGTTCTCGGAGAACGTCCGCTCCTCCGTCGACAACGGCGCATTCATCGGCAAGGCCTATGTCGCGGACGTCGGCGGCGGGCTGGAGCGTGACCTCGGCAGCATGGCCAACGAACTCGGCGGCGTGCGGGGCGCGTTCGACAACCGCATCCAGTTCTCCAGCGCCCTGACCCAGATCGCCGACTTCTTCGGCTATCCCGCCGTCTACATCCTGAACGGCGAGGGAGAGGTGCTGGCCCAAAGCGATCTGCCCGACGCGCCGGCCTATGTCGCGCCACCCCGCGAGGCCTTCGAGACCGCCGCCGAGGGCCGGGACGTGCCGCTCGCCGTCACCGAACACCCCGACACGATCCGCGCCCTTTATCCGCTGCCCGACTATGGCGAGGCCTATCTCTACGTCGTCCGCCCCTTGGCGCCGGGCCTGGTCGCCCGGATGCGCAACGGCCTGGACTCGATCGAGTCCTATCGCGTGGCCGAGGAAAGCCGCGCCCGCATCCAGGCCGCCTTCGCCCTCAGCTATCTGGAGACGGCTCTGCTCGTTCTCGTCGGCGCCGTCTGGCTGGGCATGTCGGCGGCCAGCCAGATTTCCTCCCCGATCGGCCGGCTGGTCCAGGCCGCGGATCAGGTCTCGGCCGGCGACCTGTCCGCCCGCGTCGACGGAACGGGCGCGCCGGGCGAGATCGCGACCCTGTCCGAGGCCTTCAATCGCATGACCGCCGATCTTCAGGCCCAGCAGGCGGCGCTGAAGACCGCCAGCGACGAGGCGGTCGATCGCAGCCGCTTCATCGAGACCGTCCTGTCCGGCGTCTCGGCCGGCGTCATTGGCCTGGACAAGCGCGGCAGGATTTCCGCCATCAACGACAGCGCCTTGCAGCTGCTTTCGATCTCCGAGGTCGAGGTTCGCGGCAAGGCTCTGGGGACTATCGCTCCCGAACTCGGCGACCTTGTCCGCCGTGTGGAGGCTCATATCGAGGAAGACATCGACGTCGCCCGCGAAGGCGAGACCCGTCGCCTGCGCGTCCGCATCGAGGGCGGGGTCGGGGGCGAGATGGTGCTGACCTTCGACGACATCACCCGCCTCGTCACGGCCCAGCGCAACGCCGCCTGGCGTGACGTCGCCCGCCGCATCGCCCACGAGATCAAGAACCCGCTGACCCCCATCCAGCTCTCGGCCGAGCGGCTGAAGCGGAAATTCCGCCCCGGCATCACCGACGACGTCGAAATCTTCGACCGCTGCACCGACACCATCATTCGTCAGGTCGGCGACATCGGCCGGATGGTGGACGAATTCTCGTCCTTCGCCCGCATGCCCGCGCCGCGCTTCACCAACGAGAGCCCGGCCGAACTGCTGCGCGAGGCCGTCTTCGCCCAGCGCGTGGCCGCACCCGATCTGCCGGTCGAGCTGACCGAACCCCTGCCCAAGACCAAGATGAAGGTTGACCGTCAGATGGTCAGCCAGGCCCTGCTCAACATCCTCAAAAACGCCGGCGAGGCCGTCGCCGCCCGCCGCCTCGGCACGCCCGCCGAGGACGGCCAGACCGCCATCATCGCCCGTCTGGCGGTCGAGAACGAGATCGCGACATTCATCATCGAGGACGACGGCAAGGGCCTGCCCGTCCGCGACCGCGACCGCCTGACCGAGCCTTATGTGACCACGCGCGAGAAGGGCACGGGCCTCGGCCTCGCCATCGTCAAGCGCATCTGTGAAGACCACGGCGGCGAGTTGAAACTGTCAGATAGCGACAGCCTGCACGGCGCCAAAATCTGCCTGATCTTCCCCCTCAACCCCACCGGCAAGACCGGGCGTGAAACGGAGCCTCGCGGCGCCGACGCCCCGGCCGCCGAATAGTAGCGAGGCGTCATGCGTTCCACCGGAGCCGACATCCTGGTCGTCGACGACGAGGCCGACATCCGCGACCTGGTCTCGGGCCTGCTCGAGGACGAGGGTCACGCCGTGCGCGTCGCCTCCTCGTCGGAGGAGGCCCTGGCCGGTATCCGGGCCAGAAAACCCAGCCTCATCGTCCTGGATATCTGGATGCAGGGCGGCGGCATGGACGGTCTGGAACTGCTCGACCTCATCAAGACCCTGGACGCCGATCTGCCGGTCGTCATGATCTCGGGCCACGGCAATATCGAGACGGCCGTGAGCGCCCTGAAGCGCGGCGCCTACGACTTCATCGAAAAGCCGTTCAAGTCCGACCGCCTCGTGGTCGTCATCGAACGCGCGCTCGAAGCCGCCCAGTTGAAGCGCGAGAACCGCCGCCTGCGCGCCGTGGCCATGACCCCGACCGGCCTGATCGGCCGCTCGGCCGCCGCCCAGGTCCTGCGCACCACCATCGTCAAGGTCGCCCCGGCCAACAGCCGCGTCCTGATCTCGGGCCCTCCGGGTTCGGGCAAGGAACTGGTCGCGCGCCAGATCCACGAGGCCAGCCCCCGCGCCAAGGGCGAGTTCGTCGCCATCTCCGCCGCCGGCATGACGCCCGAGCGCCTCGACCTCGAGCTGTTCGGCGAAGAGGGTCACGACGGTCGTCCGCGCAAGATCGGCGTCTTCGAACGCGCCCACAACGGCACCCTCTATCTCGACGACGTCGGCGACATGCCGCGCGAGAGCCAGAGCCGCATTCTGCGCGTCCTCGTCGAACAGCGCTTCCGTCGCGTCGGCGGCGAACAGGACGTCCAGGTCGATGTCCGCGTCGTCACCTCCACCTCCCGCGACCTGAAGACCGAGATCGCCGAGGGCCGCTTCCGCGAGGACCTGTTTCATCGTCTCAACGTCGTGCCGATCCGCGTCCCGCCGTTGTCGGAACGCCGCGAGGACATCGGCGAACTGGTCGAATATTTCATCGAGACCCTCAGCGTGTCGCAAGGGTTGCCGCGCCGCAAGCTGGGCGACGACGCCATCGCCGTGCTCCAGGTTCACCCCTGGCCCGGCAACGTCCGCCAACTGCGCAACAACGTCGAACGCCTGCTGATCCTGGCGACGGGCGACCTCAACGACCCGATCTCGGCCGACATGCTGCCTCAAGAGGTCGCTTCGAACACGGGAGGAGGGATGGGCGCCGAACGGACCATCGCCCTGCCGCTGCGCGAGGCCCGCGAGGTGTTCGAGCGCGAGTATCTGGCGGCCCAGATCATGCGGTTCGGCGGAAACATCTCGCGGACCGCCGCCTTCATCGGCATGGAGAGATCGGCGCTTCACCGCAAGCTCAAATCGCTGGGCGTGTCGCCCTCGCGCGGCGGTGACGAAGACGAAGGGAGTATCGACTGATGTCGCGCGTCGCCTATGTGAACGGGGTCTATCAGCGGCACTCGGAGGCGACGATCCACGTCGAGGATCGCGGCTTCCAGTTTGCCGACGGCGTCTATGAGGTCTGGTCTGTCTTCAACGGCAAGATGGCCGATTTCGACGGCCACATGACCAGACTTCACCGCAGCCTCAATGAGTTGCGCATTGACATTCCCATGACACGCGAGGCCCTCACCCGAGTACTGAAGGAAACCATCCGCCGGAACCGCGTGCGCGACGGCATCGTCTATCTTCAGGTTACGCGCGGCACGGCCCGCCGCGACCACCCATTCCCCGCGCCCGGCACTCCGCCCAGCGTTATCGTCACCTCCAAGTCTGTCAGCGCGAGGAAGTCCGACGCCACGGCCGCCAACGGCGTCGCTGTCGTCACCCACCCCGACATCCGCTGGGGCCGTTGCGACATCAAGACCGTGGGCCTTCTGCCCAACGTGCTGGCCAAACAGGCCGCTCGCGACAAGGGCGCCTATGAGGCCTGGATGGTCGACGAAATGGGTCTTGTCACCGAGGGCTCCTCGACCAACGCCTGGATCGTCGACAAGCACGGCAAGCTGCGGACCCGCGACACCCAGGCCAATATCCTGAAGGGCATCACCCGCACCGCCATCATGACCATGATCGAGGAGGAGGGGATCGAACTCGACGAACGCCCCTTCAGCGTCGACGAGGCCAAGGAGGCGAAGGAGGCCTTCTTCACGGCCGCCGGCGCCTTCGTCATGCCCGCCGTCTCGATCGACGGTGTGAAGATCGGCGATGGCAAGCCCGGCCCGATCGCTACCCGCCTGCGCGCCCGCTATCTGGAAGACGCCAAGCGGGACTCGGTCTGACGCCCCGCCACGGTTGTTCGTTCACGAAATCCATCAGACGATGAAATCGCCACACCGGCGGTTGCGACGCGCTTGCGCCCGCGTCTAAGGTGGTCAGGCCGGGCGTTCGATCCGGACCCGCGCTCTCCCCGACGTGGCGAAACAACCAAGAACAGGACCAACCTGCCATGTCGCAAGACAAGCGTCAGAACCTTCAGGACACCTTCCTCAACTCCGTCCGCAAGACCAAGACCCCGCTGACCATCTTCCTGGTGAACGGCGTCAAGCTGCAGGGCATCGTGACCTGGTTCGATAACTTCTGTGTGCTGCTCCGTCGCGACGGCCAGTCCCAGCTCGTCTACAAGCACGCCATCTCGACGATCATGCCGTCGGCCCCGGTACAACTGTACGAGCCGGACGCCGACGAGGACTGAAGCCGGACCTTCGGGCGGCTTGAATTTTGGACGAAAAGCCCCATCTCGGCGAGGCTGTCGGGCGGTTGTCGCCGGACCGCGACTGTCGCTGAGTCCGACTTAACGGACTATCCCGACTCCCTTCTTTCGAGTCGGATAGGATGGTTATTCGTTCGAGCAATCCTCGACCCTTGGGGACGCTCGCCTCAACCTGCTTCTGAAGAGACCCTTTGAACTCAAAGCTCATCGACCATTCCGTGCCGCTCATCCGTGCGGTCGTCATCCATCCCGACCTTGGCGACCGCACCGCGCGACCCCCTGAGGAGCGTCTGGAGGAGGCCGCCGGCCTCGCCCGCGCGCTGGACCTCGACGTCCGCGCCGAAGAAGTCGTGCGTCTGCGAAAAACCGCGCCTGCTGCGCTGTTCGGCGCCGGCAAGGTCGAAGAACTGGCCACCCTGATCCGCGCCGCCGAGGCTGAGGCCGCTGTCGTCGATTACGACCTGACGCCCGTCCAGCAGCGCAATCTGGAGAAGGAGTGGGAGTGCAAGGTCATCGACCGCACCGGCCTCATCCTCGAAATCTTCGGCAGGCGCGCCCGCACCAAGGAAGGTCGCCTTCAGGTCGAACTGGCCCGTCTTGACTACGAACGCTCGCGCCTCGTCCGCACCTGGACCCACCTGGAGCGCCAGAGGGGCGGCACCGGCTCGACCGGCGGGCCCGGCGAGACCCAGATCGAGCTCGACCGCCGCCTGATCGCCGACCGCATCGTCCGCCTGAAGTCCGAGCTGGAGGAGGTCCGCCGCACGCGCGGCCTGCACCGCAAACAGCGCAAGAAGGCCCCGTTCCCGGCCGTCGCCCTGGTCGGCTACACCAACGCCGGCAAGTCGACCCTGTTCAACCGGCTCACGGGCTCCGAAGTCCTGGCCAAGGACCTGCTGTTCGCCACCCTGGACACCACCCAGCGCACCATCCGCCTGCCGCAGGGACGCCCGGCCATCATCGCCGACACCGTGGGCTTCATCTCCGACCTGCCGCACGAACTGGTCGAGAGCTTCCGCGCGACGCTCGAAGAGGTGGGCGAGGCCGACCTGATCCTGCACGTCCGCGACATCGCCTCCGCCGATTCAGCGGCCCAGGCGAAGGATGTCGAGGCGGTGCTGAAACAGATCGAGCAGCCCGAGGGCAAGCCCCGCCGCATCCTCGAGGTCTGGAACAAGACCGACCTCCTCGATCCCGAGGCCCGCGAAGAGGTCGAGGGTCAGGCCGCCCGCTCGGGCAACGCCTTCGTCGCCGTCTCCGCCTGGACCGGGGAGGGGATCGAACGCCTGCGTCAGGCCATCACCGACCTGATCGACGATGACCCGGAGACCGAACTGGTCCTCGAGCCCTCCCAGGGCGACGCCCTGGCCTGGCTTTATGAGCACGGTCGCGTGACCGCCCGCGACACCGACGCTGACGGCCGCACCCACCTGACCGTCCGCCTGGACCCCCAGGCGATGGGCCGCTTCGAACGCCAGTTCGGCGCCCCCTAGATGGAGCTGATCGAGACCACCCTGTTCCTGCTTCTGGCCGTGGTGGTCTCGGGTCCTCTGGCGCGGATGACGCGCATCGCCCTGCCTCTGGTCCAGATCGCGCTCGGCGCCGCCATCGTGCTGACGACCGGCCACACGGTCGATCTGGAACCGGACATATTTTTCCTCCTGTTCCTGCCTCCGCTCTTGTTCCTAGACGGCTGGCGCATCCCCAAGGAGGACCTGTTCCGCGACCGGGCGGTGATCCTCGAGCTGGCGCTGGGCCTCGTGGTCTTCACCATCGTGGGCCTGGGCCTGCTGATCTACTGGATGATCCCGGAGATGCCGCTGGCGATGGCCTTCGCGCTCGCCGCCATCCTGTCGCCGACCGACCCGATCGCGGTCCAGGCCATCGCCGCCCGCACCCCGATCCCCAAGCGGCTGATGCACATTCTGGAGGGCGAAAGCCTGTTGAACGACGCCACCGGCCTGACCGGCATGCGACTGGCCATCGCCGCGGCCTCGACCGGCGTCTTCGTCCTGACCGAGGCGGTTGGGACCTTCGCCTGGCTGGCCTTCGTCGGCGTCGCCACCGGCGTCGTGGTCACCTGGGTGATAGGCTGGACCAAGGGCTGGGTCAGCCGCCGCTGGGGCGAGGACGTCGGCGCCGAGATCCTGATCAGCCTCATCATCCCCTTCGCCGCCTATCTGGCCGCCGAAGAGCTGCACGCCTCGGGCATCCTCGCCGCCGTCGCCGCCGGGGTCACCATGGGCTTTACCGAACGCGACGGCGCCAAGGGCCAGTCCCTGGCCACCACCCGCGTCCGTCGCGCCGCCGTTTGGGACGCGGTGCAGTTCGCCGCCAACGGCCTCATCTTCGTCATCCTGGGCGAACAGATGCCCTCCATCCTCGACCGCGCCAGCGAGGTCGTCGCCGGCACCTCGCGGCCCGAGGTGTGGTGGCTGGCCGTCTATGTCCTGGCCATCGTCGCGACCCTGGCCGTGCTGCGCTTCGCCTGGGTGTGGGCCTCGCTGCGCCTGACCCTGTTCCGGAAGCGCGCGAAGGGCCCGACGCCTCGGGTGGGTCTGCGCCTCACCGCCGTCATGTCCCTGGCCGGGGTGCGCGGCGCCATCACCCTGGCCGGCATCCTGACGGTCCCGTTCGTGCTCGCCGATGGAACCCCCATGCCCGCCCGCAACCTCGCCATCTTCCTGGCCGCCGGGGTCATCATCGTCTCCCTGGTCCTGGCCACGGTCGCCCTGCCGCGCCTTCTGAAAGACGTCGAGCTCCCGCCCGAGCCCTCGCACCAGCGCGAGGAGGATCGCGGCCGGGTCGCCGCCGCGACGGCCGCTCTGCGCGCCATCGACGACGCCGCCCACGCGATGGGGGAGGGCACGCCCAATCCCGACCTCTATTCCGAAATCTCCAGCCGCCTGATGGAGTTCTACCGCTACCGCATCGAGAGCCGCACCCGGACCGAGGACGACGACGCCGAAGCCGCCCGCCTCGCCGACGAGGTCGAGCGCGCGCTTCGCCTGACGGGCCTGAACGCCGAGCGGGACGAATTGCGCCGGCTGGTCCGCGCCCGCGAGATCGACTCGGAGACGGCGAAGAAGCTGATCCGCGAGGTCGATCTGCAGGAGCTCCGCTACGTCTGATCCATGGCGTCGAACCCCGACAGTCCGCGCTCCGGGAGTCGGCCATTGGACGCTCAGGCGGTCAAAACCGCTGACAGCGCTGGAAAATCGTCCGCCGGCGGCGCCTTTGCCCGCGCCATGCATTGTGGGGCCATGACCCCGTCAGTCGCTTTCGTCGGAGCTGGGCCGACAACCCTCTACGCGCTTCACGCCCTCCTCTCGCGCGGCCGGATCGGTGCGCGGATCACGATCTTCGAGGCCCGCGACACGGCCGGCTCCGGCAGCCCCTACAGTCCCGACTGGAACGATCGCGCCATGCTGTCGAACATCGCCAGCATCGAGATTCCCCCGGTCGCCGACACCCTGGCCAGCTGGTTGAGCGCGCGATCGGACGACGAGCTTGCGGCCCTGGACATCGATCGCGCCGACATCGACGAGCGGGCCTTCGTCTCCCGCATCGCCCTCGGCCGCTATTTTGAAGACCAGTTCGCGTCCCTGGTCCGACAGGCTCGCGCCGCCGGCGTCACGATCGATATCAAGACCGGCTGTCGGGTCGTCGACGCCGCCAACCGGCCCGATGGGATCGAGCTGACCTATGCCTTCCCGCCGTCGCGGCGCACCACTGCGGCGCGCTTCGACCATGTCGTCCTGGCCACGGGCCATCAGTGGCCATCGCGCCAGCAGGTCCGCCCCGGCTATTTCCTCAGCCCCTGGCCCGCCTCGTCCCTCGCGGCGCTCCCGGC
Proteins encoded in this window:
- a CDS encoding PAS domain-containing sensor histidine kinase; translation: MTDTPAITPAKKGDPSFWGRLTSGHARAAFGAAYAIAFLVTGAAIWLVAVAPGASAGDDARSTASRAVLFILLANLVLIFGLATIIGGQVMRLSRRRREDPGARLHLRFVALFSLVAVVPAVLIAMVFGLLVNRGVDQWFSENVRSSVDNGAFIGKAYVADVGGGLERDLGSMANELGGVRGAFDNRIQFSSALTQIADFFGYPAVYILNGEGEVLAQSDLPDAPAYVAPPREAFETAAEGRDVPLAVTEHPDTIRALYPLPDYGEAYLYVVRPLAPGLVARMRNGLDSIESYRVAEESRARIQAAFALSYLETALLVLVGAVWLGMSAASQISSPIGRLVQAADQVSAGDLSARVDGTGAPGEIATLSEAFNRMTADLQAQQAALKTASDEAVDRSRFIETVLSGVSAGVIGLDKRGRISAINDSALQLLSISEVEVRGKALGTIAPELGDLVRRVEAHIEEDIDVAREGETRRLRVRIEGGVGGEMVLTFDDITRLVTAQRNAAWRDVARRIAHEIKNPLTPIQLSAERLKRKFRPGITDDVEIFDRCTDTIIRQVGDIGRMVDEFSSFARMPAPRFTNESPAELLREAVFAQRVAAPDLPVELTEPLPKTKMKVDRQMVSQALLNILKNAGEAVAARRLGTPAEDGQTAIIARLAVENEIATFIIEDDGKGLPVRDRDRLTEPYVTTREKGTGLGLAIVKRICEDHGGELKLSDSDSLHGAKICLIFPLNPTGKTGRETEPRGADAPAAE
- a CDS encoding sigma-54 dependent transcriptional regulator, yielding MRSTGADILVVDDEADIRDLVSGLLEDEGHAVRVASSSEEALAGIRARKPSLIVLDIWMQGGGMDGLELLDLIKTLDADLPVVMISGHGNIETAVSALKRGAYDFIEKPFKSDRLVVVIERALEAAQLKRENRRLRAVAMTPTGLIGRSAAAQVLRTTIVKVAPANSRVLISGPPGSGKELVARQIHEASPRAKGEFVAISAAGMTPERLDLELFGEEGHDGRPRKIGVFERAHNGTLYLDDVGDMPRESQSRILRVLVEQRFRRVGGEQDVQVDVRVVTSTSRDLKTEIAEGRFREDLFHRLNVVPIRVPPLSERREDIGELVEYFIETLSVSQGLPRRKLGDDAIAVLQVHPWPGNVRQLRNNVERLLILATGDLNDPISADMLPQEVASNTGGGMGAERTIALPLREAREVFEREYLAAQIMRFGGNISRTAAFIGMERSALHRKLKSLGVSPSRGGDEDEGSID
- a CDS encoding D-amino-acid transaminase — protein: MSRVAYVNGVYQRHSEATIHVEDRGFQFADGVYEVWSVFNGKMADFDGHMTRLHRSLNELRIDIPMTREALTRVLKETIRRNRVRDGIVYLQVTRGTARRDHPFPAPGTPPSVIVTSKSVSARKSDATAANGVAVVTHPDIRWGRCDIKTVGLLPNVLAKQAARDKGAYEAWMVDEMGLVTEGSSTNAWIVDKHGKLRTRDTQANILKGITRTAIMTMIEEEGIELDERPFSVDEAKEAKEAFFTAAGAFVMPAVSIDGVKIGDGKPGPIATRLRARYLEDAKRDSV
- the hfq gene encoding RNA chaperone Hfq, whose protein sequence is MSQDKRQNLQDTFLNSVRKTKTPLTIFLVNGVKLQGIVTWFDNFCVLLRRDGQSQLVYKHAISTIMPSAPVQLYEPDADED
- the hflX gene encoding GTPase HflX; its protein translation is MNSKLIDHSVPLIRAVVIHPDLGDRTARPPEERLEEAAGLARALDLDVRAEEVVRLRKTAPAALFGAGKVEELATLIRAAEAEAAVVDYDLTPVQQRNLEKEWECKVIDRTGLILEIFGRRARTKEGRLQVELARLDYERSRLVRTWTHLERQRGGTGSTGGPGETQIELDRRLIADRIVRLKSELEEVRRTRGLHRKQRKKAPFPAVALVGYTNAGKSTLFNRLTGSEVLAKDLLFATLDTTQRTIRLPQGRPAIIADTVGFISDLPHELVESFRATLEEVGEADLILHVRDIASADSAAQAKDVEAVLKQIEQPEGKPRRILEVWNKTDLLDPEAREEVEGQAARSGNAFVAVSAWTGEGIERLRQAITDLIDDDPETELVLEPSQGDALAWLYEHGRVTARDTDADGRTHLTVRLDPQAMGRFERQFGAP
- a CDS encoding Na+/H+ antiporter, translated to MELIETTLFLLLAVVVSGPLARMTRIALPLVQIALGAAIVLTTGHTVDLEPDIFFLLFLPPLLFLDGWRIPKEDLFRDRAVILELALGLVVFTIVGLGLLIYWMIPEMPLAMAFALAAILSPTDPIAVQAIAARTPIPKRLMHILEGESLLNDATGLTGMRLAIAAASTGVFVLTEAVGTFAWLAFVGVATGVVVTWVIGWTKGWVSRRWGEDVGAEILISLIIPFAAYLAAEELHASGILAAVAAGVTMGFTERDGAKGQSLATTRVRRAAVWDAVQFAANGLIFVILGEQMPSILDRASEVVAGTSRPEVWWLAVYVLAIVATLAVLRFAWVWASLRLTLFRKRAKGPTPRVGLRLTAVMSLAGVRGAITLAGILTVPFVLADGTPMPARNLAIFLAAGVIIVSLVLATVALPRLLKDVELPPEPSHQREEDRGRVAAATAALRAIDDAAHAMGEGTPNPDLYSEISSRLMEFYRYRIESRTRTEDDDAEAARLADEVERALRLTGLNAERDELRRLVRAREIDSETAKKLIREVDLQELRYV